The Candidatus Acidiferrales bacterium genome has a segment encoding these proteins:
- a CDS encoding response regulator, whose translation MKALVADDVPMIRKLVEFHLKQIGFDISNAADGAEALTLASNSKYDLIILDIMMPEMDGLEVLHRIRLDSINKATPVIIMTAYSDYSNVKKAVEYGANDFIVKPVEQVSFRKKVIDAVSVKPPESVK comes from the coding sequence ATGAAAGCACTAGTAGCAGACGATGTCCCGATGATCCGGAAACTTGTCGAGTTCCATTTGAAGCAGATAGGATTCGATATATCAAATGCCGCTGATGGAGCAGAAGCGTTGACGCTCGCAAGCAACTCGAAATATGATTTGATAATCTTGGACATAATGATGCCCGAGATGGACGGGCTTGAAGTTCTGCACCGCATTCGCTTGGACTCAATAAACAAGGCTACGCCGGTTATTATCATGACGGCTTACAGCGATTATTCGAACGTCAAGAAAGCGGTGGAATACGGAGCAAATGATTTTATTGTAAAGCCCGTCGAGCAGGTTTCTTTCAGAAAAAAGGTGATCGATGCGGTCAGTGTGAAGCCGCCGGAGTCGGTAAAGTGA
- a CDS encoding response regulator yields the protein MAKPQRKTVLVIDDDKMVQRYIEEFFKRLKFVFYAASDGYEGLKFALSSKPDLIFLDIMMPRFDGFKTLQVLKSNDLTKNIPVVVMTAYSDRINVVSACKLGAAAVITKPLTEEIFFEKLKQIFGEKFVRSVIPRDPKETENPFGVKEDEYNEVVRGMVEEFLKYYSAEVEDLERAVHEKNVDVIRRITHSLRGTGGSFGYGGAAALAVRLNELVHTSPIDWEEAEEVLIMLKNKLQR from the coding sequence ATGGCTAAGCCGCAGCGGAAAACGGTTCTTGTCATAGACGACGACAAGATGGTACAACGCTATATTGAAGAATTCTTTAAAAGACTCAAATTCGTTTTCTATGCCGCTTCCGATGGATATGAAGGGCTGAAGTTCGCACTGTCTTCAAAACCTGATTTGATATTCCTGGACATCATGATGCCGCGCTTCGACGGATTCAAGACGCTCCAGGTTCTTAAGTCAAATGATTTGACGAAAAATATCCCGGTCGTGGTGATGACCGCATATTCCGACAGAATAAATGTGGTTTCCGCATGCAAGCTTGGCGCCGCTGCGGTAATTACGAAACCCTTGACGGAAGAAATTTTTTTTGAAAAACTGAAGCAGATCTTCGGAGAGAAGTTTGTCCGGTCCGTGATTCCGCGCGATCCAAAGGAAACTGAAAATCCATTCGGCGTAAAGGAGGACGAGTACAATGAGGTCGTTCGCGGAATGGTCGAGGAATTCTTGAAATACTATTCGGCAGAAGTAGAAGACCTCGAGCGGGCAGTTCACGAAAAAAACGTCGATGTGATTCGAAGGATTACGCACAGTCTCCGCGGGACCGGCGGATCATTCGGTTACGGCGGGGCGGCGGCGCTCGCAGTCAGGCTCAACGAACTGGTTCACACATCGCCGATAGACTGGGAAGAGGCAGAGGAGGTTTTAATCATGCTAAAAAATAAGTTGCAAAGATGA
- the fliW gene encoding flagellar assembly protein FliW gives MKTKLKTIQFGELEFEPSIVYHFPGGLPGFEEFHEFIVIDDKDTEPLKWLLSVDEPNIGFPVLELLQAAPELKSEIQKEELNLSSTLVVVTLHRDPEPLTVNLKAPIILNNSSKTGRQVILDSDKYSTKYEIK, from the coding sequence GTGAAAACGAAGCTAAAGACTATACAGTTTGGCGAACTGGAATTTGAGCCGAGCATTGTTTATCATTTTCCCGGCGGTTTGCCGGGATTTGAAGAATTCCACGAGTTTATCGTGATCGACGATAAAGATACCGAGCCATTAAAGTGGCTGTTGTCGGTTGACGAGCCGAATATTGGCTTCCCGGTTTTGGAACTCCTGCAGGCTGCTCCTGAGCTGAAGAGCGAGATTCAGAAAGAAGAATTGAATCTGTCAAGCACCTTAGTCGTCGTCACGCTGCATCGCGATCCGGAACCGCTGACGGTGAATTTGAAAGCTCCGATTATTCTTAACAACTCTTCCAAAACCGGCAGGCAGGTAATATTGGATTCGGATAAATATTCCACCAAATACGAAATTAAATGA
- the csrA gene encoding carbon storage regulator CsrA: MLVLTRKLGEAIKIGDKVKVVVVSIDGTSVKLGIEAPEEIPVHREEIYKKIAAENVAASSEIDKEKLKILKNILSKNRGSGSGGRSSSGKKNG, translated from the coding sequence ATGCTAGTCTTAACAAGGAAGTTAGGGGAAGCCATCAAGATAGGCGACAAGGTAAAAGTCGTAGTCGTCTCAATCGATGGTACAAGTGTAAAGTTGGGGATCGAAGCTCCAGAAGAAATTCCTGTTCACCGGGAAGAAATCTACAAGAAGATAGCTGCGGAGAACGTGGCGGCATCATCGGAAATTGATAAAGAGAAGCTGAAGATTTTAAAAAATATTTTGTCGAAAAATCGCGGCTCGGGTTCGGGCGGGCGGTCTTCTTCGGGAAAGAAAAATGGCTAA
- the flgL gene encoding flagellar hook-associated protein FlgL — protein sequence MKINETQVVSDLLYSIGQSRESVDKLQEQISTGKLVNTPSDNPVLAQRLMLLQNQVNQNNVYTQNTQYASSFVTEQSSALGSAVNVLTNIKTMILSAANDQTPQDMQNYGTQLDQYINQLLDLANTKFGDKYVFGGTQTNVQPFFMNSNRSAVTANPEGVGGALKLDVGFEISDQYNITGQEAFAGGQMFTDLIAIRDELNGGTVPSQADVATVDNYLNSMINTNAKAGAMGNRFQLIQQQLSSQTQSLQTTMSNLGDTDIAAATIKLEEQQTALQAALQAGAGVVQLSLANYLSTGG from the coding sequence ATGAAAATCAACGAAACACAGGTTGTGAGCGATCTGCTCTATTCAATCGGACAGAGCCGCGAATCGGTCGACAAATTGCAGGAACAAATCTCGACCGGCAAGCTGGTAAACACGCCTTCGGACAATCCGGTCCTCGCTCAGAGATTGATGCTGCTGCAGAATCAAGTCAACCAGAACAATGTATACACTCAGAACACTCAGTATGCGTCGAGCTTTGTCACGGAACAGAGCAGTGCGCTTGGAAGTGCAGTCAATGTCTTGACGAATATCAAGACCATGATACTTTCAGCGGCCAACGATCAAACTCCTCAGGACATGCAAAATTACGGGACGCAGCTTGACCAGTACATCAATCAACTTCTCGATCTCGCCAACACGAAATTCGGCGACAAATACGTATTTGGCGGTACGCAGACAAACGTCCAGCCGTTCTTCATGAATTCAAATCGAAGTGCCGTTACAGCGAACCCCGAAGGTGTGGGCGGCGCGCTGAAGTTAGACGTCGGCTTCGAGATCAGCGACCAATATAACATCACCGGGCAGGAAGCCTTTGCGGGCGGCCAAATGTTTACTGACCTTATTGCTATTCGAGACGAATTGAACGGCGGTACAGTTCCGAGTCAGGCAGACGTGGCGACCGTGGACAATTATCTCAACTCGATGATAAACACGAACGCCAAAGCCGGGGCAATGGGAAACCGGTTTCAGTTGATCCAACAGCAGCTGAGCTCCCAGACACAATCATTGCAGACGACTATGTCGAATCTTGGCGACACTGACATAGCGGCAGCAACGATAAAATTAGAAGAACAGCAAACCGCCCTTCAAGCCGCTCTACAAGCCGGTGCGGGAGTCGTTCAACTCTCGCTCGCAAATTATCTTTCAACTGGCGGTTAA
- a CDS encoding glycosyltransferase: protein MKLSLSMIVKNEARFLPGCLESVRDLVDEIVIVDTGSTDETKSIAGNFGAKVFDFEWKNDFSLARNESMRRTTGDWVLYLDADERIEKCHHEKIRKLISSGGGDALLLNLKSKIGVKEDSQYHLVSYPRLFRKMKGVAFTGKVHEQINNSLLAARARIVQTDVTIIHLGYAQDEDVIREKAKRNYLLLLEQIERRENYGYALYQLGQTEMVLGDVEKGIAHLYEAIAAGGFGKPVEASIYGIIAEKKFNQGDTEGALEACDKSLAAAPSQSFALIMKGDIYLKYGRYRESVDSFMRALEEYRSSVLLGKAATAIEPVFDIDVLYSKIAAASSLGGDLEAAKKYYGLAAETKGKPEKVARYFEFLVKNKMWDDAVEASKRFGDYENEGWYLRIVSSACIDTGNFLEAARLLEKIADHDAVSLSSLANCKMKVGDFEGAECAFRSAMNLGYDDMQGLELFGLIQFKLGKFSDAAETLGRIVEANPENAKARKFVQAARERIRNLAAV from the coding sequence GTGAAACTCTCGTTATCCATGATCGTTAAGAACGAAGCGAGATTCCTGCCGGGGTGCCTGGAAAGCGTAAGGGATCTCGTGGATGAGATAGTAATCGTGGACACCGGCTCGACGGACGAAACAAAATCCATCGCCGGAAATTTCGGCGCGAAAGTCTTTGATTTTGAATGGAAGAACGACTTTTCACTTGCACGAAATGAATCGATGCGAAGAACAACCGGAGATTGGGTCCTCTACCTCGATGCGGATGAAAGAATCGAAAAATGTCATCACGAGAAGATCAGGAAACTCATTTCGTCCGGAGGCGGAGATGCACTCCTGCTGAATCTAAAAAGCAAAATAGGCGTCAAAGAGGATTCGCAGTACCATCTTGTCTCTTATCCGCGGCTGTTCAGGAAAATGAAGGGAGTTGCATTTACAGGAAAAGTTCATGAGCAGATTAACAATTCGCTCCTTGCCGCGCGTGCAAGGATTGTCCAAACCGACGTAACCATTATCCATCTCGGCTATGCGCAAGATGAAGATGTCATTCGCGAGAAGGCGAAGCGAAATTATCTTCTGCTCCTCGAACAAATTGAACGACGGGAAAATTACGGCTATGCTCTCTATCAGCTTGGCCAGACGGAGATGGTCCTTGGTGATGTCGAAAAGGGAATCGCGCATCTATACGAGGCGATTGCCGCCGGAGGTTTTGGCAAACCTGTTGAGGCTTCGATTTACGGAATCATCGCAGAGAAGAAATTCAATCAGGGAGACACAGAAGGCGCGTTGGAAGCATGCGATAAGTCTCTCGCCGCTGCTCCGTCGCAATCATTTGCTTTGATAATGAAAGGCGATATTTATCTCAAATACGGCAGGTATCGCGAATCTGTCGATTCATTTATGAGAGCACTTGAAGAATATCGTTCCAGCGTTCTTCTGGGGAAAGCTGCAACGGCAATCGAGCCGGTATTCGATATCGACGTTCTTTATTCGAAAATCGCTGCGGCTTCTTCCCTTGGCGGAGATTTGGAAGCGGCAAAGAAGTACTATGGGCTTGCCGCCGAGACGAAAGGGAAGCCCGAAAAGGTGGCGAGGTATTTTGAATTTTTGGTGAAAAATAAAATGTGGGATGATGCCGTTGAGGCTTCGAAGAGATTTGGTGATTACGAAAACGAAGGCTGGTATTTAAGGATCGTCTCCTCTGCCTGCATTGATACTGGAAATTTCCTGGAAGCGGCGAGGCTGCTTGAAAAAATTGCGGACCATGATGCTGTTTCGTTGTCGAGTCTGGCTAATTGTAAGATGAAAGTCGGTGATTTCGAAGGTGCGGAATGTGCATTTCGCAGTGCAATGAATTTAGGATATGACGATATGCAGGGTTTGGAACTCTTTGGACTGATTCAGTTTAAGCTCGGGAAATTTTCTGACGCAGCCGAGACTCTCGGAAGAATTGTCGAAGCGAATCCGGAAAATGCGAAAGCGCGGAAGTTTGTTCAGGCGGCCAGGGAACGAATAAGAAATCTTGCTGCAGTATGA
- a CDS encoding motility protein A: MKKTIEIGTLAGLVFGIVSIFGSFMMEGGKLGAVIMVPAMTIVFGGTFATAMIGTSFKQFARIWRFALVAVMPPKHDVDRIIELIVQYSTKARKDGLLALEKELNNIPHAFLKKMLRFAIDGTDPQTMRSVAEAEMGFLNERHVSNAAVFQKMGGYSPTMGIIGTVMGLIVTLANAGGDPNELIHHIATAFIATLWGIFMANIVWLPIADKLKTIHGEENLIMEVTLEGVLSLQAGEIPAIVRAKLRSMLPSREQGEV; the protein is encoded by the coding sequence ATGAAGAAAACCATAGAGATAGGCACGCTTGCCGGTTTAGTTTTTGGAATAGTTTCCATTTTTGGCTCGTTCATGATGGAAGGTGGAAAGTTAGGCGCCGTTATAATGGTTCCAGCGATGACAATCGTATTTGGCGGGACGTTTGCTACGGCCATGATAGGAACGTCGTTCAAGCAGTTCGCGAGAATCTGGAGGTTCGCCCTGGTCGCTGTCATGCCGCCAAAGCACGATGTGGATAGAATCATAGAATTGATCGTCCAGTATTCCACGAAGGCCAGAAAGGACGGCTTGCTTGCTCTCGAGAAAGAATTGAACAACATCCCCCATGCGTTTTTGAAAAAGATGCTTCGGTTTGCAATAGATGGAACCGATCCGCAGACGATGCGCTCTGTCGCCGAAGCGGAGATGGGTTTCTTAAACGAGAGACATGTATCTAATGCCGCGGTGTTCCAGAAAATGGGCGGCTATTCGCCGACAATGGGAATCATAGGTACGGTTATGGGTCTGATAGTGACCCTTGCAAATGCCGGCGGAGATCCGAATGAACTGATCCATCATATAGCCACAGCGTTCATCGCGACACTCTGGGGAATTTTCATGGCAAATATTGTGTGGCTTCCGATTGCCGACAAGTTGAAGACGATCCATGGCGAAGAAAATCTCATAATGGAAGTTACGTTGGAGGGAGTCCTGTCTCTTCAGGCGGGAGAAATTCCGGCAATAGTGAGAGCTAAGTTAAGATCGATGCTGCCGAGCCGCGAACAGGGAGAAGTCTGA
- a CDS encoding 3-hydroxyacyl-CoA dehydrogenase family protein — translation MAREEPLTEIFNIKHDKSKSERAGYIAIVGGGLMGRGIAECASTAGIDVLIIELAEDMAEKCRQKLSEMLDQEIARWALTKNEKKSILSRIKFSTDLTEVVECDLVIEAIEEDFAAKKAVFRDLDKICPPEAIFVSNTATLSLTKLAEATSRPDKIIGMHFLNPVSRVPLVEIVRALKTSDETFKKTKKFAEDLGKTVVEVFEYPGFVTTRVILPLLNEAMQVLLEGIATAEGIDTAIKLGYGLNVGPLEMADSMGLDEVLTWLDTLFHELGGPQYRASPILRRKVREGHLGKKTGEGFFKYDESGKKIDNQK, via the coding sequence ATGGCACGAGAAGAACCTTTAACTGAAATTTTCAACATTAAGCACGATAAATCAAAATCAGAGCGGGCAGGATACATAGCAATCGTCGGTGGCGGACTAATGGGAAGAGGGATCGCTGAATGTGCCTCGACGGCGGGAATCGATGTATTGATAATAGAACTTGCGGAAGATATGGCAGAGAAATGCCGCCAGAAACTTTCCGAGATGCTTGATCAGGAGATTGCACGCTGGGCACTCACAAAAAATGAAAAGAAATCTATCCTCTCTCGGATAAAATTCTCTACCGATCTGACTGAGGTTGTGGAATGTGACCTCGTCATCGAAGCGATCGAGGAGGACTTTGCCGCGAAAAAGGCGGTCTTTAGGGACCTCGATAAGATTTGCCCGCCCGAAGCGATTTTCGTATCGAACACGGCTACTCTGAGCCTGACAAAACTTGCCGAAGCAACATCGCGGCCGGACAAAATCATCGGGATGCACTTTCTCAATCCGGTCTCGCGGGTGCCGCTTGTCGAGATTGTCCGTGCGCTCAAAACAAGTGACGAAACATTTAAGAAGACGAAGAAATTTGCCGAGGATTTGGGCAAAACGGTCGTCGAGGTTTTTGAATATCCGGGCTTTGTTACAACAAGGGTCATCTTGCCGCTGTTAAACGAAGCGATGCAGGTTTTGCTTGAAGGTATCGCCACCGCTGAAGGAATTGACACCGCGATAAAGCTGGGATACGGGCTGAATGTCGGTCCGCTCGAGATGGCCGATTCAATGGGATTGGACGAAGTTTTAACATGGCTCGATACTTTGTTCCATGAGCTCGGAGGTCCGCAGTACCGCGCAAGTCCTATACTTCGACGCAAGGTCCGGGAAGGCCATCTCGGGAAAAAAACCGGCGAAGGCTTTTTCAAATACGACGAGTCAGGGAAAAAAATAGACAATCAAAAGTAG
- the flgN gene encoding flagellar export chaperone FlgN: MNDKTKRLMELTEQETAELDRMAVILNAKHEAISKLHSKMVQQILVEELERLKRIQTIEKERAMILKDLSLSGKDLNDSVVIRKKFGEEDSKIVASLHSNLKESFARVVSLNGISRALLRHSLAFIRQNINILTEGGKRKLIDRKA; this comes from the coding sequence ATGAACGATAAGACGAAACGTTTGATGGAATTGACGGAGCAGGAGACCGCCGAGTTAGACAGGATGGCGGTCATTTTGAATGCAAAACATGAAGCCATCTCGAAGCTGCATTCTAAGATGGTACAACAGATCTTGGTCGAAGAATTGGAGAGGCTCAAGCGGATTCAAACCATCGAAAAAGAGCGTGCCATGATATTGAAGGATTTGTCTTTGTCCGGGAAAGATTTGAACGACTCGGTGGTCATCAGGAAAAAATTTGGGGAAGAAGACTCGAAAATTGTTGCGTCTCTTCATTCGAATTTAAAAGAATCTTTCGCGCGCGTCGTTTCTCTGAATGGTATCAGCCGCGCCTTGCTTAGACACTCGCTCGCCTTTATAAGGCAAAACATCAACATACTGACCGAGGGCGGCAAAAGAAAACTTATCGACAGGAAAGCATAA
- a CDS encoding transglycosylase SLT domain-containing protein has product MEKIDPNISQIHPQFTEQQKTKLMAAAKDFEAVFMQYMLKSMEESEKISGQDDSEQGYGKDIMTGLFDTEMARYVTDKSNLGIGNMLYKQFTGEDMDSGISGRSNSIPEMLRQILPDERTRERVLQKIGSYSSGSVLENVGQYSDIINEAAGKYDVKPSLIKAVIAAESGGNADSVSTKNAKGLMQLVDTTAEEVGVKNVFDPRENIMGGTKYLKNLIEKFSGNIELVLASYNAGTEAVEQYKGVPPFNETQNYVKRVKSYLQMFDGEDSIAGMVSGADDER; this is encoded by the coding sequence ATGGAAAAGATAGACCCGAACATTTCGCAAATCCATCCGCAGTTCACCGAACAGCAGAAAACAAAACTCATGGCAGCTGCCAAAGACTTTGAGGCGGTTTTCATGCAATACATGCTGAAGTCTATGGAGGAGAGTGAAAAAATTTCCGGACAAGATGACAGTGAACAGGGCTACGGAAAAGATATCATGACCGGACTCTTCGATACGGAGATGGCGAGGTACGTTACGGACAAGTCCAATCTCGGAATCGGCAACATGCTCTACAAGCAGTTCACCGGTGAAGACATGGATTCAGGAATATCGGGCAGGTCAAATTCAATACCTGAAATGCTAAGGCAAATCCTTCCTGATGAACGAACTCGGGAGCGTGTTCTTCAAAAAATCGGCTCTTATAGCTCCGGCTCGGTGTTGGAGAATGTGGGACAATACTCCGATATAATAAATGAAGCGGCAGGTAAGTACGACGTGAAGCCAAGTCTGATAAAAGCCGTGATTGCTGCGGAATCTGGAGGAAATGCAGATTCTGTCTCGACCAAAAACGCCAAAGGATTGATGCAGCTTGTCGATACAACGGCCGAGGAGGTCGGAGTGAAGAACGTTTTCGATCCGCGCGAGAATATCATGGGCGGGACAAAATATTTAAAGAACTTGATAGAAAAGTTTTCCGGCAACATTGAACTGGTGCTGGCATCTTACAATGCAGGCACTGAAGCAGTCGAACAATACAAGGGCGTTCCGCCATTCAACGAAACTCAAAACTATGTGAAAAGAGTAAAGAGCTATCTTCAGATGTTCGATGGCGAGGATTCAATTGCTGGAATGGTAAGCGGGGCAGATGATGAACGATAA
- a CDS encoding acetate kinase, which translates to MKILVLNSGSSSVKYQFINARDRSVLAKGIIDRVGMSDSVVTHERFDGDKVKISAEVLDHQTAIEYVLAVLLSQNHGVIKDKSEIDAVGHRVVHGGESFSESVLIDQKVMDDIRENIELAPLHNPHNLRGIQAVLKHLPGTPQVAVFDTAFHQGMPSYAFLYGIPYLLYRRYKIRRYGFHGTSHYYVSHRAAELLGKPIEKLKIITAHLGNGCSIAAVDRGISVDTSMGFTPLEGLLMGTRSGDLDPSIILHIVGREGLSLAEANTLLNKHSGLLGISGLTSDMREIISEKKNGNKQAELAFQVFTYRIKKYIGSYVAAMGGLDAIVFTGGIGENSPDVRAASCSGLEFLGIEIDEAKNNSQEKEKVINSDASKAKVMALPTNEELVIAMDTMRIVGKDFHD; encoded by the coding sequence ATGAAAATTCTCGTACTAAATTCCGGAAGTTCATCGGTAAAGTATCAATTCATAAATGCCAGAGACCGTTCGGTCCTGGCGAAGGGGATCATCGACAGAGTAGGCATGAGCGATTCCGTCGTGACTCACGAGCGCTTCGACGGCGACAAAGTAAAAATCAGCGCCGAGGTGCTCGACCACCAAACGGCAATAGAATACGTTCTGGCAGTTCTTCTCAGCCAGAACCATGGCGTTATCAAGGATAAGTCCGAGATCGATGCGGTCGGGCACAGAGTGGTGCACGGCGGAGAGAGTTTTTCGGAGAGTGTGCTCATTGACCAAAAAGTAATGGATGATATACGCGAGAACATAGAGCTTGCCCCGCTCCATAATCCTCATAACCTTCGCGGCATTCAGGCTGTGTTGAAACATTTGCCGGGAACTCCGCAAGTTGCAGTCTTCGATACAGCGTTTCATCAGGGAATGCCCTCGTATGCTTTTTTATACGGCATCCCGTACCTTCTTTACAGACGGTATAAAATTCGCAGATACGGTTTCCATGGTACCTCACATTATTATGTCTCGCATCGCGCGGCGGAGTTACTCGGGAAACCCATTGAAAAATTAAAAATCATAACGGCACATCTTGGAAACGGATGCAGCATCGCCGCAGTTGACAGAGGCATCTCGGTTGATACTTCGATGGGGTTTACTCCGCTTGAAGGACTTCTGATGGGAACGCGCAGCGGCGATCTTGATCCCTCAATAATATTGCATATAGTCGGACGCGAGGGGTTATCGCTTGCAGAGGCGAACACTCTTCTTAACAAACACAGCGGTCTGCTGGGAATTTCCGGGTTGACGAGCGACATGCGTGAAATCATTTCGGAGAAGAAAAACGGAAACAAGCAGGCAGAGCTCGCGTTTCAGGTTTTTACTTACCGGATTAAAAAGTACATAGGTTCGTATGTTGCTGCCATGGGCGGCCTGGATGCAATTGTTTTCACGGGCGGGATCGGCGAAAACAGCCCGGATGTTCGTGCCGCAAGCTGCAGCGGACTGGAATTTTTGGGAATCGAGATCGACGAGGCGAAAAATAATTCTCAAGAGAAAGAAAAAGTCATAAACAGTGATGCGTCTAAAGCCAAAGTCATGGCGCTGCCGACGAATGAAGAGCTCGTGATCGCAATGGATACGATGAGAATCGTCGGGAAGGATTTTCATGACTGA
- the flgK gene encoding flagellar hook-associated protein FlgK, whose product MSGISSLLNIAREALMTSQAELDTTSHNIANANTDGYTKQKVVTEAATPIQTTYGFLGSGVQIQTIMRVRDAYVDEQAMSLNSDLSKATTQQQTMSNVESIFNETSGDGLSDQLNNLFAAFQSLAQNPEDTGIRQTVMQAGQQVATTFNIMNNKLQNIRYQVAQEVDSDVEKINGLASTIASINSEILSGPSGSKTSPDLQDQMDSAVSQLSQLVNVKVTTDPTGITNVTAGGTVVVAAGTAYTFKTTQTSGGITIGRSDSSLPATVTSGEISGLLDSYNGNVSSFATQLDNIADTLIQTVNAFHSAGYTLSTNGTPAQTGKSFFAGNSAGSIAMSPDIVSNLNNIAASSSGDPGDGQNATAIANVMNAPVMNNGQSIVNSYQGLIGQVGIASQQSSDSVQTLQISQNQMKSFQSSISGVSLDEELTNMIQYQHSFEAAAKVVTTTDQMYQTIIGMVS is encoded by the coding sequence ATGAGCGGTATTTCATCGTTATTGAACATAGCTCGCGAAGCACTGATGACCTCACAGGCCGAGCTGGACACGACCAGCCACAACATTGCAAATGCGAATACCGATGGTTACACCAAACAGAAAGTGGTCACGGAAGCGGCAACGCCGATTCAAACCACTTACGGTTTCCTGGGATCGGGCGTTCAAATTCAAACTATTATGCGCGTCAGAGACGCTTATGTCGATGAGCAGGCAATGAGTCTAAATTCCGACCTGAGCAAAGCCACGACGCAGCAGCAGACGATGTCGAATGTCGAAAGTATTTTTAATGAGACATCTGGTGACGGGCTCTCCGATCAGTTGAATAATCTTTTCGCGGCATTCCAATCACTTGCGCAGAATCCTGAAGACACAGGAATTCGCCAAACCGTCATGCAGGCAGGCCAGCAAGTTGCCACTACGTTCAACATCATGAACAATAAGCTCCAGAACATTCGCTATCAGGTTGCACAGGAGGTAGATTCGGACGTCGAGAAGATCAACGGGCTCGCTTCGACGATCGCAAGTATAAACTCAGAAATTCTATCGGGTCCATCCGGGAGCAAAACTTCTCCGGATTTGCAGGACCAAATGGATAGCGCCGTCTCCCAATTGAGCCAGCTTGTTAATGTAAAAGTGACGACCGATCCAACCGGGATAACGAACGTAACGGCGGGCGGAACTGTCGTAGTAGCCGCTGGTACGGCTTACACTTTCAAGACTACTCAGACATCCGGAGGCATTACGATCGGACGTTCGGATTCCTCTCTCCCTGCCACGGTCACCTCGGGTGAAATATCCGGGCTTCTTGATTCTTACAACGGGAATGTCTCCTCCTTCGCAACCCAGCTTGACAACATCGCCGATACGCTCATACAGACCGTGAACGCGTTTCATTCGGCGGGTTATACTCTTTCGACAAACGGGACACCTGCACAAACCGGAAAATCTTTCTTCGCTGGAAATTCTGCCGGGAGCATAGCAATGTCTCCCGACATCGTTTCGAATCTGAACAACATTGCGGCTTCATCGTCCGGAGATCCTGGAGACGGTCAGAATGCCACCGCAATAGCGAACGTGATGAATGCCCCGGTGATGAATAACGGCCAGTCGATCGTGAATTCGTACCAGGGGCTTATCGGGCAGGTGGGGATTGCATCTCAGCAATCCAGCGACAGCGTGCAGACTCTCCAGATCTCCCAAAACCAGATGAAATCATTTCAGAGTTCTATTTCGGGAGTTTCATTGGATGAGGAGCTCACGAACATGATTCAATACCAGCATTCGTTCGAAGCCGCCGCGAAAGTCGTTACCACTACGGACCAAATGTATCAGACAATAATTGGAATGGTATCGTAA
- a CDS encoding flagellar motor protein MotB, whose amino-acid sequence MKKKAEGVHDNLERWLLTYADLITLLLGLFVILYASSRVDIAKYKEVMSAFVNLFGGGPAATGNLMGEKGVMNNLSPVSHEKESVQLEKKVEAAVGEALKGGGAIITHDERGVTVHFLEKFMFEVGKSEIHRNAYPVLDTLGFLLQSIPNRIYIEGHTDNTPIHTPQFPSNWHLSVARSLNVGYYLLQNYQIRPEKVSIMGYGEFHPLVPNDTPLHKAENRRVDIVILNSTAKD is encoded by the coding sequence ATGAAGAAAAAAGCAGAAGGCGTACACGACAATCTTGAGCGCTGGCTCCTGACCTACGCTGATTTGATTACTCTTCTCCTCGGTTTGTTCGTGATATTGTACGCGAGTTCACGCGTCGACATAGCAAAGTACAAAGAAGTAATGTCGGCCTTCGTTAATTTGTTCGGTGGCGGGCCTGCGGCCACCGGGAATCTCATGGGCGAGAAGGGCGTCATGAACAACCTGTCGCCGGTATCTCATGAAAAAGAGTCGGTCCAGTTGGAAAAAAAAGTTGAAGCGGCTGTCGGTGAAGCGCTGAAAGGCGGCGGGGCTATAATTACTCATGATGAACGCGGAGTAACCGTACACTTTCTCGAAAAGTTTATGTTTGAGGTGGGGAAATCGGAGATACACCGGAACGCGTACCCCGTTCTCGACACGCTCGGCTTTTTGCTGCAGTCAATTCCGAATCGAATTTATATCGAAGGCCATACCGACAATACACCGATTCACACGCCTCAATTTCCTTCCAACTGGCATTTGTCGGTCGCGCGCTCGCTGAATGTCGGTTATTACCTTTTGCAGAATTATCAAATTAGACCCGAGAAAGTGTCCATCATGGGTTACGGTGAATTCCACCCGCTTGTTCCGAACGACACGCCGTTACACAAAGCAGAAAATAGGAGAGTCGACATTGTCATACTCAACAGCACAGCAAAGGATTAA